A genomic window from Meleagris gallopavo isolate NT-WF06-2002-E0010 breed Aviagen turkey brand Nicholas breeding stock chromosome 23, Turkey_5.1, whole genome shotgun sequence includes:
- the LOC104914119 gene encoding heterogeneous nuclear ribonucleoprotein U-like protein 1, translating into MTGCAGAASVPAGVVDHRLPPRGRRISSSHITSALSLFGKSQGLRCPFRSPLCWLNQLGNYSYFPLFPPKDGLDTNSHPGEPQGYQPYEHSKQDNESGYERRPLDPEHPSLHPEMKPDPKPEDPAPAYTVPPPNYNTPPARY; encoded by the exons GTGCCTGCCGGGGTTGTGGATCACCGGCTGCCGCCCCGGGGCCGCCGAATCTCCTCATCCCACATCACTTCTGCTTTGTCCCTGTTCGGAAAGTCGCAGGGACTCCGTTGCCCTTTTCGTTCCCCCCTCTGTTGGCTAAATCAACTTGGTAACTATTCTtatttccccctttttcctcccaaagaTGGCCTCGACACCAACAGCCACCCGGGTGAACCTCAGGGCTACCAGCCCTACGAGCACAGCAAGCAGGACAACGAATCCGGCTACGAGAGGCGGCCCTTGGACCCCGAGCACCCGTCACTGCACCCAG AGATGAAGCCAGATCCCAAACCCGAAGACCCCGCTCCCGCCTACACCGTGCCGCCCCCCAACTACAACACCCCCCCCGCAAGATATTAG